In Lagenorhynchus albirostris chromosome 14, mLagAlb1.1, whole genome shotgun sequence, one DNA window encodes the following:
- the HPD gene encoding 4-hydroxyphenylpyruvate dioxygenase yields the protein MTTYSNKGEKPERGRFLHFHSVTFWVGNAKQAASYYCSKMGFEPLAYKGLETGSRETVSHVIKQGKIVFIFSSALNPWNKEMGDHLVKHGDGVKDIAFEVEDCDYIVQKARERGAKIVREPWVEQDKFGKVKFAVLQTYGDTTHTLVEKMNYTGWFLPGFEAPAFVDPLLPKLPNCSLERIDHIVGNQPDQEMLSASEWYLKNLQFHRFWSVDDTQVHTEYSSLRSIVVANYEESIKMPINEPAPGRKKSQIQEYVDYNGGAGVQHIALKTQDIITAIRHLRERGMEFLAVPSTYYKQLREKLKSAKIRVKENIDVLEELKILVDYDEKGYLLQIFTKPMQDRPTLFLEVIQRYNHQGFGAGNFNSLFKAFEEEQDLRGNLTDMETNGTVPGM from the exons ATG acGACTTACAGCAACAAAGGAGAGAAG CCTGAGAGAGGCCGATTCCTCCACTTTCACTCCGTGACCTTCTGGGTTGGCAACGCGAAGCAG GCTGCGTCGTACTACTGCAGCAAGATGGGCTTTGAACCCCTAGCCTACAAGGGCCTGGAGACGGGTTCCCGGGAGACGGTCAGCCACGTGATCAAGCAAGGGAAG ATTGTGTTCATCTTCTCCTCTGCCCTCAACCCCTGGAACAAAG AGATGGGCGATCACCTGGTGAAACATGGCGACGGAGTGAAGGACATTGCCTTCGAGGTGGAGGATTGTGACTACATCGTGCAG AAAGCCCGGGAACGAGGCGCCAAGATCGTGCGGGAACCCTGGGTAGAGCAAGATAAGTTTGGGAAGGTGAAGTTTGCTGTGCTGCAGACG TATGGGGATACTACACACACCCTGGTGGAGAAGATGAACTACACCGGCTGGTTCCTGCCTGGATTCGAGGCCCCAGCATTCGTCGACCCCCTACTTCCCAAGCT gcccaACTGCAGTCTCGAGAGAATTGATCACATTGTGGGAAACCAGCCTGATCAGGAGATGCTGTCTGCCTCAGAATG GTACCTGAAGAACCTGCAGTTCCACCGTTTCTGGTCCGTGGATGACACGCAGGTGCACACGGAGTACAGCTCTCTGCGGTCCATCGTGGTGGCCAATTACGAGGAGTCCATCAAAATGCCCATTAACGAGCCAGCGCCGGGCAGGAAGAAGTCCCAGATCCAG GAATATGTGGACTATAACGGGGGCGCTGGGGTCCAGCACATCGCTCTCAAGACTCAAGACATCATCACAGCG ATTCGCCActtgagagagagaggcatggagttTTTGGCTGTTCCGTCCACATACTACAAACAACTGCGGGAGAAGCTCAAGTCGGCCAAGATCCGGGTGAAGGAGAATATTGATGTTCTGGAG GAGCTGAAAATCCTGGTGGACTACGACGAGAAAGGCTACCTCCTGCAGATTTTCACCAAGCCCATGCAGGACCGGCCCACGCTCTTCCTGGAAGTCATTCAGCGCTACAACCACCAG GGTTTTGGAGCCGGCAACTTCAACTCACTGTTCAAGGCCTTCGAGGAGGAGCAGGACCTGCGGGGCAACCTCACCGACATGGAGACCAACGGGACTGTGCCCGGCATGTAG